The Clarias gariepinus isolate MV-2021 ecotype Netherlands chromosome 12, CGAR_prim_01v2, whole genome shotgun sequence region AATTCCTCCATAAAACAGGTCTACATATAGATTTGATTACAAATCTCCTGTTATTTAACTTAACCATTGTTGTATTTATCATGTATCAGATACTAGAGCTGTTTATTCATTCTTATTGCAGTGCAAAATCTACTACAAAAtcattttaagcattttctAATTAGATATAATAGATATAATTAGACACCAGTTAATTGCACTTATTAACTGGTgtcttttatacatattttatattggaTAGAATATTCAAGGTGGTATTAGGGATTAGGTTTAAGATTAGCACAAGGCTGCAGTCACAGAGATCactgaccttcataagtcagtgtgccaaaagacatcatcttGTGTACATCCGGAATTGTACAACTGGTTCTATTCTGACCATGTGTGTTACCACGTCTGCGATTTCATCTTGGACAGCAAGagttagaacaaagagaaaATGTAAACCTGGGCAAATCTGCCTCCGAGACATTTGACATGGTTCGGCAAGTTTACACCGATCCTGCAATGTTTTGAGTGGCACGTGCGTTTCGAGGGCGCACAAACTTTAATGGAAGACGGTGAAAGATCAGATCTGCCATTGTCAGTGTGTCATACGGAACAGTTCAGGAAATCCTCACGTGAGATTTGAACATGCACCATGTTGTTGCCATGTTCGCCTCCAGGCTGCTGACCCGGAAGGAGAAAGAACATTGCACCAAGTCTACCAAGAGCTCCATCAGCTTGCTATGGATGACCTGTCATTTATGACGAGGATCATTACAGGATGTTAAAACTTGGGTGTATGGTTACGACCCAGAGACGAAGCAACAatcttcacagtggaagagcccatcacCTCCATAACCAAAAAAGGCAAGGCAGGTGTGCAGGTAGACCAAGAGCATACGCCTCATTTTGCATTGAGAATTTGAAGGGGGGCGTATGGCGAAATCTGTGTCACACTATtctcgaaactttttgataccacctgtGCGATGCACAGATGCTGTAAAGcaaagtaactaaataaataattctacCTTAAAAACATACTATGAACAGTTGAGCAGTTAATAgtttataaattaaacaaaatcagTATACGGTACGATTACTttttgctttaagaaaaaagatATACGAGTTGTTTCTGGTACAATGTGAGCAGGTGTATAAGGGAATTAGCTTAGGGTAAGCTTTTCTAAGCATCTTGAAGAATACTTGacagcacccagaggaaacccaccaatcacgcGGAGAGCACACGgcgaacatgcagactccatgcacggagagacaggaatcgaacaccggaggtgcaaggcgacagtgcaacCACTTAACCAGTGTGCCGCCAATAGAAATCACTgccatgtttaatagtgaaagcatTTCCAAATGCACTATGTgataagaactcacaggatgGGGAATAAACTGTTGTCTACCATAAGAAAACCAATTGTTAGTAagactcattaaaaaaaaaaaaaaaaaacatctacattTGGTAGAGAGAATAAAGATTTGACATGGGCGCAATGAGAAAAAGATTGTGGTCTGATGAAGCCAAACAGACACATTTCCATagagatgggcgtgtcagggtaattAGGTAAGTGCATGTTACGATATCCCCATCCTGCATAGTGGCcagtgtacaagcctctggagccATTGTTATGatatggggttgcttcagttggtcaggtatAGACTCTGCAGTGTTATGTAGTTattacatctatggagtttttcttccctaataaaacagacatattccaggattcaaattttgaaagagtggttctgcgACCATGAGGAATCATTTGCACATATGAATTCATCACCACACTAAACAacgtaatcaaagctaaattcttataggaaaattttGGAGTGTGGGCTGGGGCCTTTATAGATCAGGCTTTTTGTCtagtgcatcccatgggtgctcggtcagattgggatctgaggACTTCAGAGGAAGGGTTGGCGACCTTGGACTCTGCACCCTACGCTCCCTGtgcagcaagctgtgatgccCTGGGTATTCTGGTGTGTCTCTATTGTGgccagtatttaaatttttttttttagtgatttgTTCTGCATTGGGTTTTTTGTGGGATCGGACCAAACAGGCTAACTTTTGGTCCCTGCAAGCTTGGGTAAGCTGATCACAATGATCGTGATCCATATTTGTATCAGGAAACAACATTGACGCATAATGTGATTATTCTAAGCAGGTGGAACTTCAAAAGAGCCTTCTTTAAAAGCCGTGCTAGTTTTATTACTAGACTCTTGAGAGCACACAATCTACATGttatttatcaaaaaataaataaaaaaattggcaaCCAAAAAGTTAGTCTATCAGGAGTGTCTTGCCTTGAACACTTGCAAAGCTCTGGGTTTTGTTGGTAAATAGTGAGGTTGCTGTATTTttcatgtaatttaatttatttatatatattttttagtggGACCCCATGATCACCACACTGCCTGGACTGTACCTGCTGTCAGTCGGAGTGATTAAACCAGTCATGTGGTTGGTGGGTTGGACAGGATCAGCCGTGTGCTCCACTGCAATGCTGCGGTTTATTAACGTGCTGTTTAACTGTGGAAACCTCTACATCCTTTATCTCCTCATCTGCAAAATACACCCCAAGGACAAGGTATTAATCTTTATCCTTACAGTTACAATTATTACTTATTACAATTATTCTTACAGTTATTTATAACTTATtgatacatgtacagtatgtatggaaCCAATCATGgttgcatttaatgttgtgtgacgttagttcctgttattacTTATCAGCCTACCATGCTTGCTTTTTGAATGTTAGAAGACAAAAAATGGTctggtctgaatactttcccaAGTTGCAGAGTTGTTACTCATCATATCAACAGTGTCGGTATACAGTAAGTCCTTTATATACAAACGAGTTACGTTCCGAGAGCTTGTTCCTAAGTCCAACAAACTTTGTTTAGGTACTAAGATGCTAAAAGAATTGGCAGTCACATGACAATGTATACTGGAATTGTAATCTAACTTCCGCGGTTTAACATGCATGAATGCGTGTTCATATCTTACAgtaaatgtttgtatgtaggggacttacaaTTTATATACCCAGGTaaatttacacacacgcacatacagtggcaagaaaaagtatgtgaacacctTGGAATTAACTAGTTTTCTGATTTAATTTGCCATAACATGTGATCTGATATTCATGTAAGTCACAACAAtagatttttaaacagcaagaatttaaaatgtttgagcTTCATACCCCCAAACTCATTTTATTAATTGGAGTCCAGGTGTGTAAACTACTGACTCCAATTATCTGTCATTGAAGTAATTAACCCATGGGCTCAATTACTTTTTCCTCCAGCTCTGTAAGTGTTTAATTGGGGTGTTCGATAAAGACTAGAGAGATTATAATCGTCTGGGTGGTTTCAGCTTAAGAACATTGGGTTTGTCAATTATGTCACTTCAAGACATAATTGATCACACATTGTGGTAAATAATTTAGAAAAGcagttcacatacttttttttgccactggttgtatgtgtctgtgtaataaccctttttaaaccatttacaaaggacgttcaagtcaaaccgggatttttgattatgcaaaataaaagaGAACACAGAGTAAAAACTCTTTACTAAtgcacactaatgcacttatcccagtgttttagtagtgcttggataccgtcAAGGTAaacagttttctcagtacactggagccatgatcagactgcctgcttcacatctgaaacgctggcttcCCAGGAACCCCTTTTATGGCCCAAATGGGGGAATGGCTTAGTTCGAAGTCTCGACTTTAagagggatgtggcaataacttctcCAAGTGGTGTTCGTTGATGATcgtgtatacagttcccacagacagatgtgtctcttccacaatTTGGCGCCGATTAACAGTCGATTTTACAAGTCTTTCCGCTCATACTGAGTGCATAGGGCTGTGAACCACCACGTCATTCACTGaagtatggccttctttaaataCAACTTTATTTACAGGAAATTTCATCAAAAGTCTCAGTTTGTCTTGAGCGCCTACTGTGTATAAGCCTGTGTATTGCTATAAGCCTGTTTAAATGAATTACTATAGAAATGCTAAGGTACAGTATAAGAACCAGTGTATTTCTataaactgtaattttaattaaaaaaataaattttaaaacaatgttgtaGCTGCTGTTTAGGAAAATGTATCTTCTATGTATCGTCTGCATTCACACATTAGCagttagaaaaaaagaagaattaggTTTGTATTGTTAAAACCTAATATTTTAAGTGTCCTTGTTCTCACCACAGtgtctcccttttctttttttcttcctcttgtaGTCCCGTGCGACTGGACGGCGTGTGCTCTCTGCCCTGAGTCTGTCCTCCTTCCCAGTGCTCTACTTCTTCACATTCCTCTACTACACAGACGCCGGCTCCACCTTCTTCATTCTCTTCGCCTATCTCATGGGTCTATACAGGTGCCACAAAGCTTCAGCTCTCCTGGGTATCTGCGCCATCCTGTTCCGCCAGACCAACATCATCTGGGTGGCTTTCTGTGCCGGGTCAGTCGTTGCTCAGAAAATGGATGAGGCCTGGAGGCTGGAACAGACGAAAAAGCGGGACGAGAAATCAACATCGCAGATCTCACTGCAGTTTAGCGGCGTGATGAGACTAGCACAATTTTTACTGAAATATCTCACGTCGCCAGCCAACATAAAGAGTCTGATTTTATCAACCTGGCCTTATGCTGTAGTCATTTTGGGCTTTGTTGGTTTTGTGGTGTTGAACCATGGGATTGTGGTCGGGGATAGGAACAATCATGAAGCTTGCCTGAATGCCCCTcagctgttttatttcttttcctttgcATTGATCTTCTCGCTTCCGGTATCCCTTTGTCACCACAGGCTTGGTAGATTTGTGCAGTCGCTCCGAAAACATCCATTTCTCTTTCTTCTGATCGCAACTCTGTCTCTGCTCCTGGTCTGGAAGTTCACGTTTGTGCACAAGTACCTATTAGCAGATAACCGGCATTTTCCCTTTTACGTGTGGAAGAGAATTTTCCAGAAGCACGAGCTGGTTCGTTTCGTTCTCGTTCCTGCATACTTGTTTGCAGCATGGAACTTTATAGACACTCTGAATTCCAAGTCGCTGTTTTGGAGCTTGGCGTTTTGCGTCTGTCTGGTGGCTGCTACAGTTCCTCAGAAGCTTCTCGAGTTTCGGTATTTCATCCTGCCGTATCTGCTGTACCGGGTCCACGTCCCTCTTTCATCCTCCCCCAGACTGCTCCTTGAATTTGCTCTGTATACTGCGGTCAATGTGGTgacaatatacatttttattaagaaGACATTCCAGTGGCCTGACAGCCCTGCAGTGCAAAGATTCATGTGGTGATGCGAGATGatggaaatgaaaatgaaagaaaaaggtgTTTATAACGCTTATTGCTTATTTACTTATGTGCTCACCTTTTACTTTACATGTATATCAGCAAACACAAGCATTATTATGTTGaacgtatgtgtgtgtctgccaaGTCTTTTGAGTTGTTACTTGTCTGCCACGCACATAGACAGATCAGCCTTAACACTGAATTGCAAAACATTAAGCTCACTATTGTTTGAGGTCTTCTTGTGCCACTGGGGCAGTTCTGGCCCCTCGGGACATGAGTCTATAAGACCTCTGAGGATGTGTCGTGGTGTCTGGTGCTGGGACGTTAGCAGAAGATTCTTTGGATGTTGTGGGTTGTGGACTGGGGCCTCCACGGTTCAGACGTGGTCGTccagtgatatactgtatgtttcgtTAACTTTCTATCAGGCCAACATGAACTTTTTTCCAATAACATTGGCTTTTAtatgggatcagaccagacggGGCTAGCCTTTTGTTTCTacaggcataaatgagcctCGAGAGCCCATGATTCTGTTACCAGTctgctggtatataattgataatcaatattATTGAATTCACTTGGCGGTtgtgttagtgttgtggctgatcagtgtatctTAGTATCTCTTTGCCACCCTAAGTTCAAAATAGAGCTGGGCTGGAAACTGAAATTCCTGCCATGGAACTAACATACACTTTTTAAATGCCTTTCTGTCTTTTATTGAGTCATGGAGCCATGAACAAAAGGACAAATAGAAATAGCTTGTGGTCTTAACCATCTGCATATTATTGAATATGTTTAACTTATGTTCTGTATGACTCAGTGGAGAACAAATCATGTATTATGATCAAACATTTCTCACTCTGCTCCATTGGTTAACtttctaatatttaaaataatgtttgttcTGTATGACTTGCACATAGTTCAGTCTCATTGCATCAGGCTGCTGCTGtttccaaatttacatcaaacTCAATTTTAAGCCATATGTCTGTAGATAAAAACAAAGCAATCACATTTGTCTCAGTTGCTGTATGTTTTCATGTgaactacctttttttttaaggtacttCTTTTTCTTGTATTGCTCCACTGGAGTTTAAATCCAGGCTTCAGATGCAATAAAAATCTGATTATGTATTTATGCCTCTCTTTCATTTTATAGCTGTGTTGTTTATTAAAGTTTTGGGGAGTCTTTAGAAATCCAGAGCTGTGAAACCAGCTGCGTGAACCTGCCTTACTAAACCAACTCAGCTTATAAAGAGATTTCTACTAGAGTTTTCCACTAGGTGGCAGTGTGAAATAGTTTCTGAGAACTTAAGTGATTCTTATACAAGATGTATAGGAAATCAGTACCATCCTGTCTTTACTTCCATTTTCTCACGCAGGTTCGTTTAGATGGGTGAAAGTTTCACAGAGTGACTGAATAATTTGTCAATTCTTGGAAGAGAAATCGGATTAATTCTAAAAAAACTTTGCATGTGTGCCTACATGTGATAGGATTTTTGATTGTATTTTACCCTACATTGATAAGCCAGAATACTCATTGTTTATTGGTTAGTAATTTTATATAGGCACATGACAAGCTTATTGTAAAAAGTTGAGTCTAATTTGTCATAAGACTTTAAGTTGCTCAGAAATGAACAGTGCTGGGATGCTTATTCTTGGTTGTATCCTGCACCATGCTGTTTCGGCTGAAATACCGTGACTTTGTAAATGCCTGTTTTGACCCAGGCTCGGTGTGCCTACGGGCCTCTTTTGAGCCATGATCACATGGTCGAATCCCAGAGCTCTGGTGATTTCCCCATGTCCTAGATACGGCTTCTAGAAACTTCTGCTAAGCAGGAAACTGGAGGAGGGCGACAAACATTATAATTCCACTCTTcacattacacatttatttcacagcatttaaCGGTGTTAATAATCCGAATAAAACAGCCTTGTGGCAAGTTTTTATGACAGCTGAAATGCCAGAAATACTGCTTAGGGTGAATTTAGTGATGGGAGGAAGACTCATAAAACATCTAATGAACCATTTTGAGCATTTTGGTAGGGCGCATGAATATTAAGTACATCAGCattatgtcattttttatttgctccTCATAAGTAATTACATACAACATTTTTCACCAGTGTAATTTAAACTGTAGTGTGTActatttcaaaatgttttaagaTATAGAAGCAGTGAGGCTTTGAAGTCACGTAATCCGAAACTGAAGCCGTCTGATATTAGGAATTGTATAGACGAGTAgcattcgagtcaaaccgggacacgAGCCAAAATTTCTCGCCCCAAACCCCTCGATATTAACAGAAGAGTTTAAGcgcagtatggtgatgagactcttggaTGCAGTAAAACATGCCCACTGCATTTGTGCATAATGACAGATAATTTGCCGCCAGCATGCAGAGAAGACGCAtctgtcctgacctcgctccaagccatttctatttgtttgggccattaagagagttcctgggaggccagagtttcagacatgaagcaggcagtctgataaTGGCTCTGGAGTACTAAGAAATCTTTGCaccctgatggtatccaagcactagtgaaacactgggataagtgcattagtgtagcaggggattatacaaagaaataaagatattttttttattctcataactgtgttctgttattcataATCAAAAGTCCAGTCTGActtaaaaattgaattgaacagcCCTCATGGGAGAAAGTGTTCAGTGGATTTGTGTTTGTTAGTGAGcgagagaaataaaatagacacatttttcctctttttttgtgtTCTGTTTCGACATTGGTCCCATAGCTCAAGCACAGCAAATGACTCACTCACCAAGACATCATCATTACACACCAGCATCCAGGAATACGCAATTAATACGAAGCCTAAGGGAGACTTTGTTTCATCAAACTTTGAATTGGACATGCACAGCTAACAATCTCACATCAGAGATCACGATCGTGACTTTGACTCTCGCTCCGGTTACTATCCTCATTTACTAGCAAACTCTCACGTTCTCACAGCCGTTCTCTTCCCACGTGCCCTGTCACCAAGCAATACATTACTCTTTAATGAAGAGGCTAAATCGAGAACTCATTAGTACTCGTCATATAGCATGTTTACATGGACGATTctccataaaaaataaatggaacaTCATTAAGCACACACTGCTAATTAATGATGTTATTCTTGTACATTGAAATGTTATTGCTCAACTCAATCACTTTATTCATGATTATTTCTTGACCATAATATATGGTTATATCTTGCAGCTTAAGGATCTTTATGGAATACGTTTATAACTTCATTTACATCTGACAAATTCAAAAAGAGATGTTGTTGATTTGTGTAGACTTTCAGAACATTGCATGCGTTCCTCCACTCTGTACATACTTGTTCTAATTTCATCCCTaagctcttttctttttttttcttacatttttaacaaGATTCAATAGAtgcaaattaataattaacacatgactacattaacatttaagttCGCCTCAACATAAGAAACCAAACATAACCTGTCAAGGCATTGCTTTAGacctgaaaaaaagaagaagtaggATCACAGGTGTACAATGGACACATCCATCATATTCCAGTAAATAGCACTCTAAATGTCCTCTATAGGAAGAGATCTCTCTTTGCCATCTGGTATTTCCACCCACTCAATCTTTctgcttaacacacacacacactgtcttgaACAATGGTGAAATCTTTCCACAAGGTACACAGTgtattgataaaaaaaacacaggattAAGACAGGATGTCCCATAGCGCGCAGaactctgcattttttttttcttaaaaaaaaaaaaaggaaatctctTTTATGGTGTTTGGGATTGGTGGCGCAACTGGTTAGAGGTATTTGAGTTTGGCTGAATTGTAGGAAACCATTTCTACAAAAAGACTCTGCTCTTTCCAGATGACAAGGTGCTCTTTTCCCCAATTATTatataactgtatataaacaagcAGCTTGTCATAATAATTgggtaaattatatatatatatatatatcactataTTAAACCAGAGTGATGTCTCATAGTGTGTAAAATTctgcatttttatgttttaagcaAAATTAATAATGGATGAACAAATTAGACTGACCGCTAATCAAAAGTAACTGTGAtgatttgaagaaaaaaataaataaaaaggcacAGATGTCGTCATCCCACATGAAGTATACCCATGAGGACATGTAAACCAAATCCATGATAATTATCTGCACTCATTTTCAGTGGTGTTGACATTAGGCTAAAGGCTTGACTTGTCCAATttcaagaagaaagaaaaagaaagcaacaaCAGTGTTTAACCCTCCTGCTGTCTGTCACTTCATAAACACCCAGCAGCAAATGTGTTTTTGCGTGTCTTTGTAAGCTAATGGTAATAATCTCAGCAGGGATGAAAACTTTGGTTTTAAACAAGCAAACTGGCTAATTAGGAAGAAAGTCCTGGCAGAAACAGGAGCTTTTTTGCTGTGCCTCTAACAGCCTCCCAATCAAGGACAAATGGACAATTCTGCTTTTCCAAAGTCCCCTACCAAGGGCAGAGCGTCCCCCGACACAgttacattttgtgtgtgtgtgtgtgtgtgtgtgtgtgtgcacgtataCACTTCAGGAAATCTGTGTGGCTTGGAGTAGCAGCTGTACTGATGCTATTAATATCACTCAAGACCAAATGTACCTGCCCAGAGTATGAGTGGTGGAGTTCATCATGATGCATGAGTGCTACAGAGGTCATAACCTATAGATGGGTATTACATATTCAAGTGCTATGTTTAGACCTGATCCTATACTGAGAGTCCTTATTGGAAGGGCTTTTCcagacagtgtgtgtctgtgtgtgagtcagaGCACACAAAAACGAACAAGTGCCCTTTCAAACAAGTGCACATTAATACTGCACACCCACTACACATTTCTCCCTGGATGTTATGAATGAGAACTGAATGTGTCACCAGCTAATTCATGCTCAGAATCTTTATAAAAGCATATTAACCCAAAGCTAAATGTAAtcaaattttaattcaaatcttttattATGCTTACCTAGAATGAGATATAAAAGGGAAAACTTGTTTTCTTGAagtgtcacatactgtataaagaatgtgaaaggacactggacttAAGGTCTACCTTTGGAAACCCATGGTTTTCTAGTTACAGGATTTTAAATACTATCCcttgcatttttatttccttggggcaataatagcaatgttttttttttaaataaggaaaataataaaataaaagatcttAGTATAGGcctcttccaaatggttgaTATGTCATTTCATGGTAAGAATATCAAAATATGCacaaagatagatagatgttaAACAGCCAGAAAAACAGCCTGACTGATCcataaaaattttaactttttgcATAAATACTTTTGGGCATTAGATCCACTTTAATTGTTAATAGTTCTGAATGCGACTTTGACCGGATAGAATTTTGGAACAATATAGTTATCACAAATCAACAGACATACTTTAACTGTCGCAATTGCATACATATAagtgcatattttaaaatgtagggCCCCATCTTGTCAATTTTAAGaggaactaatgatttttttacaataagGGTGTTTTCTAAGTAGCATATATTTCCCCCCGTGAAACAAAGCCTGTATGTTACCTCAATTTTAAGaggaactaatgattttttttacaataaggGTGTTTTCTAAGTAGCATATATTTCCCCCCGTAAAACAAAGCCTGTATGTTACCTCAATCTctgccaaatacacctgtgaaaacccattaaaattacattcagtagtttttacgtgatgtgtgcacaaacaaacagacagacagacaaaaattccaaaaaccatcttgatgtgttctattactcttATGTTGccgaaaaaattttttttgcaaatatctttaatgtacagatACACTGTTACCggtttttaaatatacatagcAGGAagggaatgaaataaaattaagtatagtagaatataataaataaagtttgacAGATCAACCactgtaacaaaacaaaacatgaattgTGGAAAGTCTTTGTACACtaattaattacaaacataAGGAACATTTGCAGCTATTTTCATTTACCTCCCTgaagataattattttttgtataattcCATCTTGTCATGCCTTCACTTTATCATGTTATCTGTGGAAAAAATATGTAGCTTGTTCttgaaaaaacactaaaatagaTATCTACCATCTTTATATTATTGATAGGTCtgcattttatacagtatatatagactTCATATTGTTAATCGAGCCATGTGGGCAGCTTTTTTTCGTGAGGAATTTAATTTCACACTTATAAGTGCGCTTTTAAAAATGGATGCCATCTGTAGAATTTCAGACAAAATATTTTACGTGTAACTGAGAAGTGCACAGAACGAAGGTGTGAGATCACGTTTATTAAGAAGATTTCAACTGCAATGTACAGCACCATCTGGTGAATTTtaagatgaactaatgattttttcaagGTCGATTTGTTTATAATAAGGGTGTTTCTCGTTGAAATTTTAAGgcagcatatcttctcttcccatgggccgattgcaatgaaacaaagcctatatttTACCTCAAGCTCGGCTAAATACACCTGGGAATAAAAGTGATTTTTACGTGATGTGTgcaaaaacagacacaaaaatTCCGAAAACCATCTTGATCTTGTTCTATAACTTATTTTATGTCCTCCGAAATAATACTTTCGCAAATATCGGCAGacacaaattcaaatttcaaattcaaattttatttgtcacatacacagtcatacacaatacgatatgcagtgaaatgcttatacgaccgccagtgaccttaaaaagaaaataaaaactatatataaggaataaatattaataaaaagaaatacgaaagaaaaagtaaaataaactgtacaagtaagggcataataaaaatattacaaaatatagaaatataggaatatagggaggggggaaggaaaaaaaatatatataaaaatataaaaattttaaagtggcaatggctgtgcaaatatgcatgaaaagtgacttgagaaagtgtcatgtgcgatgtttagatatataaatatgtattgcatgaatgtgtccatgattgtccagtcaatgtttaaaaagatattactcctgtgtggtggtgtgattgagagaccttatcacctggccttggtccagcaccgcttgctgtagatcgagtgcaggtcagggagctcggtgcggatgatgcgcttagctgatcgcaccactctctgtagagctcgtctgtcctgcatggtgctgtttccaaaccaggtcgtgatgtttcccgtcaggatgctctctatggtacaggagtagaaattcctgagcaccttagagggcagtctgaagtctcttaagcgtctgaggtggtaaagccgctgccgggcctttttcaccacggtgttgatgtgacaggaccatgacatcatgcatgatgtgaacaccgaggtatcggaagctgtccactctctccactgggctcctgttaatgatgggggtctggtagttcctctcctgctttgtacttaAGTCCACTAtgagctcctttgtcttgctgacgttcaggaggagattgttcctctgacaccagttctccagatttccaacctcctccatgTAGGCCGTCTCGTCATTGTTTGTGATTAGGCtgaccacgacagtgtcgtcagcaaacttgatgatggcggtggagttggtagtggccacgcagtcttaggtgtacaaagagtacagaagggggctcagaacacaaccttggggggctccagtgctgagagtgagtgaggctgagacatgtccacccatccttactgcttGTGGTCTGCCAGTGGTCTGccattggagatccactgacacattgatgagctgagtcccaggtgctccagcttggtggtgagtgtggagggaattatggtattaaatgcagagctgtagtc contains the following coding sequences:
- the alg10 gene encoding dol-P-Glc:Glc(2)Man(9)GlcNAc(2)-PP-Dol alpha-1,2-glucosyltransferase; translation: MERFDGYIFPVVCSTNFLISCLVFSKITREQRESYMDEIFHVPQAQKYCDGKFNEWDPMITTLPGLYLLSVGVIKPVMWLVGWTGSAVCSTAMLRFINVLFNCGNLYILYLLICKIHPKDKSRATGRRVLSALSLSSFPVLYFFTFLYYTDAGSTFFILFAYLMGLYRCHKASALLGICAILFRQTNIIWVAFCAGSVVAQKMDEAWRLEQTKKRDEKSTSQISLQFSGVMRLAQFLLKYLTSPANIKSLILSTWPYAVVILGFVGFVVLNHGIVVGDRNNHEACLNAPQLFYFFSFALIFSLPVSLCHHRLGRFVQSLRKHPFLFLLIATLSLLLVWKFTFVHKYLLADNRHFPFYVWKRIFQKHELVRFVLVPAYLFAAWNFIDTLNSKSLFWSLAFCVCLVAATVPQKLLEFRYFILPYLLYRVHVPLSSSPRLLLEFALYTAVNVVTIYIFIKKTFQWPDSPAVQRFMW